In the Ilumatobacteraceae bacterium genome, one interval contains:
- the ald gene encoding alanine dehydrogenase — MSAPVITTVGVPKEVKTAEHRVAMTPDGVRELERRGIDVFVETGAGEGASISDADYVAAGADIVPTAADAWSQQMVIKVKEPKEEEFGFLRPDLTLFTYLHLAAYPAVAQALIDHGTTGIAYETVETADGALPLLAPMSEVAGRLAPQMGAHCLERHNGGRGVLMGGAPGVRPAKVVVLGAGNVGWNAAWIAAGMEAEVVLIDKNLDRLRYVDQIHRGRIMTLASNRGAVERSVLEADLVIGAVLVAGGRAPIVVDEEMVKAMKPRAVIVDVAVDQGGCIETVRETTHDDPTYEMHGVVHYAVGNMPGAVPHTSTYALTNATLPYITEVAVHGAGGAARRDAALAHGLNTHAGHVTNAPVAEFLGVDTVEPLDALA, encoded by the coding sequence ATGAGCGCACCCGTGATCACGACCGTCGGCGTCCCGAAGGAAGTCAAGACCGCCGAACACCGTGTGGCGATGACACCCGACGGCGTCCGCGAACTCGAACGACGCGGCATCGACGTGTTCGTCGAGACCGGCGCCGGTGAGGGTGCCTCGATCTCCGACGCCGACTACGTCGCGGCCGGCGCCGACATCGTGCCGACGGCCGCCGACGCCTGGTCGCAGCAGATGGTGATCAAGGTCAAGGAGCCGAAGGAGGAGGAGTTCGGCTTCCTGCGGCCCGACCTGACGCTGTTCACGTACCTGCACCTCGCCGCCTACCCGGCGGTCGCCCAGGCACTGATCGACCACGGCACCACCGGGATCGCGTACGAGACGGTCGAGACCGCCGACGGCGCGCTGCCGCTGCTCGCCCCCATGAGCGAGGTCGCAGGTCGCCTCGCCCCCCAGATGGGTGCGCACTGCCTCGAACGCCACAACGGCGGCCGCGGCGTCCTGATGGGCGGCGCTCCCGGCGTGCGCCCGGCCAAGGTCGTCGTGCTCGGCGCCGGCAACGTCGGGTGGAACGCTGCGTGGATCGCCGCCGGCATGGAAGCCGAGGTCGTCCTGATCGACAAGAACCTCGACCGACTCCGGTACGTCGACCAGATCCACCGCGGCCGCATCATGACCCTCGCCTCGAACCGCGGCGCGGTCGAGCGGTCGGTGCTCGAAGCCGACCTCGTCATCGGCGCCGTGCTCGTGGCCGGTGGTCGCGCCCCGATCGTCGTCGACGAGGAGATGGTCAAGGCGATGAAGCCCCGCGCCGTCATCGTCGACGTCGCCGTCGACCAGGGTGGGTGCATCGAGACCGTGCGCGAGACCACGCACGACGACCCGACCTACGAGATGCACGGTGTCGTCCACTACGCCGTCGGCAACATGCCCGGAGCCGTGCCGCACACGTCGACGTACGCCCTGACCAATGCGACGCTCCCCTACATCACCGAGGTCGCCGTCCACGGCGCCGGTGGTGCCGCCCGTCGCGACGCCGCGCTCGCCCACGGCCTCAACACGCACGCCGGTCACGTCACCAACGCCCCGGTGGCCGAGTTCCTCGGTGTCGACACGGTCGAGCCGCTCGACGCCCTCGCCTGA